The Shewanella pealeana ATCC 700345 genome contains the following window.
TCGATATGACGGCGCGCGGCGAAATCATTGTCGACGGCAAAGGCGAGACCTCTGTGCCGGGTATTTTTGCGGCGGGTGATGTGACTAACTCGGCCTACAAACAGATCATCATTGCCATGGGCAGCGGAGCAACCGCATCGTTAGGCGCATTTGATTACTTAATTCGTCACGATATCGATGAGTCGGCGGGTGGCAATATTGCTGCCTAGATAGCAAATTCTTATTGAAAAGTCAGCAAATGCTGGCTTTTTTTATGCTTTAACAGTATTAATAGCTCCGTTAATAGTGACATTTCTTATAGGCTAAATATAGTCAGCCTTTCCATCAATGGATCCAGTTCTGAAGTCACATCAATACAAAGCGCAATTGAAGCGTGAAACCTTCATCATTATCAAGCGTGGCACTATCTGGGCGACATATATTAGTTGCGTTCTAGCATTTGTAGTATTAATCAGTAGATATAACTTTATTGGCGATAACGTCGAATTTATCGAGCTGCACTCCAAGTTTGCGCCACTTATGACCGTTATCATAAGTGGTCTTGCGTGGTTAAAGTATCGAACTTTGTTTTTGGTCACGATGAGTCAAACTTATTTCTACCTCGTGTTGCTCATTATGTCATGGTGTTATGTGCTTATAAGCTTCGCTTTGAAAGTAGGGCATAGCATGCCGGGTTTAGGCTCTCTATCGCACGTGTTGGTTTTTGTATTTTCGCTAGCACTCTTTCCGAATCGAAATGTGATGATATTAGGGATCTTACCATTCCTAGTCTTTAGCGTTGTTTATCATTCTTTTCATTATCCCAGTGCATTGATTTATTCCATCCCTAAAATTTTATGTTTCTTAGGCATTCTTATATCAGGCCAGAAAATTATCTCAGGCTGGTTCTTTAAGGCGGTCACACGCAGCATCGAAAACAAGAAGCTGTTACAGCAGTTTAAACGTTTGGCTTTAATTGATGGCTTGACCAATATTAGTAATCGTCGTCACTTTGATGATGTATTAACTCAAGAGATAAAAGCATCACTTCGAACTCTGCAACCGTTATCTATCATCATGGTTGATGTGGATTTCTTTAAACCGCTTAACGATAGCCTTGGTCATCAAGTAGGTGATAAGCATTTAACAAAAATTGCAGCAGTATTGAATAGTGCACTAGAGCGACCAAGGGATCTGGTGGCTCGTTACGGCGGAGAAGAGTTTGTTATCGCGCTGCCTGATACCGATTTAAGCGGTGCTATTCGAGTCGCCGAAAAGATTAAACTGGCAATATCGGATGCTGAACTGCACCACCCAAGCTCGAAAGTTTCAGGCTATGTTACCGTCTCTCAAGGCGTGGCGCAGTGGCAAGAGGGAATGGTTCCTGCTCAGCTGCTAGAGATGACTGATAAGCTGTTATATCAAGCCAAGTCTAGCGGCAGAGATCGTTATTGCTCTGAGCATCAAGCTCTTTAAATCGTAGCTGATTTAGCTCCTACGACTAACTACGAGAGAAGCTTGACGTTGTAAATCTTT
Protein-coding sequences here:
- a CDS encoding GGDEF domain-containing protein, with the translated sequence MDPVLKSHQYKAQLKRETFIIIKRGTIWATYISCVLAFVVLISRYNFIGDNVEFIELHSKFAPLMTVIISGLAWLKYRTLFLVTMSQTYFYLVLLIMSWCYVLISFALKVGHSMPGLGSLSHVLVFVFSLALFPNRNVMILGILPFLVFSVVYHSFHYPSALIYSIPKILCFLGILISGQKIISGWFFKAVTRSIENKKLLQQFKRLALIDGLTNISNRRHFDDVLTQEIKASLRTLQPLSIIMVDVDFFKPLNDSLGHQVGDKHLTKIAAVLNSALERPRDLVARYGGEEFVIALPDTDLSGAIRVAEKIKLAISDAELHHPSSKVSGYVTVSQGVAQWQEGMVPAQLLEMTDKLLYQAKSSGRDRYCSEHQAL